Proteins from a single region of Crassaminicella profunda:
- a CDS encoding STAS domain-containing protein, whose translation MSIRIDKRYHQEENLWVLGITGEIDIYTASELKETLMAMLDEHKENIKIDCAELGYIDSTGLGVLIGALKRLKKYDKNIIIVNPKANVSKLFRITGLNKIFIIEGE comes from the coding sequence GTGTCTATTAGAATCGATAAAAGATATCATCAGGAAGAAAATTTATGGGTTTTAGGTATTACTGGAGAGATTGATATTTATACAGCAAGCGAGCTAAAAGAAACACTTATGGCCATGTTAGATGAACATAAAGAAAATATAAAAATAGACTGTGCGGAGTTAGGCTATATAGATAGTACAGGTTTAGGCGTTTTAATAGGGGCATTGAAGAGACTGAAAAAATATGATAAAAATATCATTATTGTAAATCCTAAAGCTAACGTTTCAAAGTTGTTCAGGATCACTGGATTAAATAAAATATTTATCATAGAAGGTGAATAA
- the gyrA gene encoding DNA gyrase subunit A, whose protein sequence is MLEENNKIIQVDIEEKMKNSYIDYAMSVIVGRALPDVRDGLKPVHRRILYAMNELGLTPEKPHRKSARIVGDVLGKYHPHGDSSVYDAMVRMAQDFSTRHLLVNGHGNFGSIDGDSAAAMRYTEAKLTKLSVEMLRDIGKETVDFSPNFDETLKEPTVLPSRFPNLLVNGSNGIAVGMATSIPPHNLGEVIDATVKLIDDREATIEDLIQIVKGPDFPTGATIMGKEAIKEAYRTGQGRVVVRANAEIEQTAKGRNQIIVTEIPYQVNKARLIEKIADLVRDKKIEGISDLRDESDRKGMRIVIELKRDANPNVVLNKLYKHTQLQDTFSIIMIALVKGQPKILNLYDLIYYYLEHQKDVVTRRTKYDLRKAEDRAHILEGLKIALDHIDAVIKLIRGSKNVAEAKQGLMETFSLSEKQAQAILDMRLQKLTGLERDKIEQEYEELIKLINHYKEVLANERLLLNIIKEEILEVKESYDDDRRTAIEAAADEIDIEDLIDEEEVAITLTHLGYIKRLPADTYKSQKRGGKGIAGLTTRDSDFVEHLFITSTHNYILFFTNRGRVYRLKAYEIPEAKRQAKGTAIVNLLQLLPNEKVTAVIPVKEFEPSNYLVAATQKGIIKKTDLSQFDTSRKSGLIAINLREDDELISVKLTDGEKEVIIVTKEGKSIRFKETDVRDMGRAAMGVKAINLDDGDYVVAMELVEEDADLLVVSEYGFGKRTSLENYNIQSRGGKGLITYSTKEKTGKLVGAKVVKDDDEVMLININGVIIRLEVEGISRMGRNTQGVTLMRVDHDSNIVSIAKVVQDVEEEE, encoded by the coding sequence ATGCTAGAAGAAAATAACAAAATTATTCAAGTTGATATAGAAGAAAAAATGAAAAATTCTTATATTGATTATGCCATGAGTGTAATTGTTGGTCGTGCTTTACCTGATGTAAGGGATGGTCTTAAGCCTGTTCATAGAAGAATACTATATGCAATGAACGAGTTAGGGCTAACACCAGAAAAACCACATAGAAAGTCAGCACGTATCGTTGGGGACGTTTTAGGTAAGTATCATCCACATGGAGATAGCTCTGTTTATGATGCAATGGTTAGAATGGCACAAGATTTTTCTACAAGACATTTATTAGTAAATGGACATGGAAACTTTGGTAGTATCGATGGAGATAGTGCAGCTGCCATGCGTTATACAGAAGCAAAGCTTACAAAATTATCTGTAGAGATGCTACGAGATATTGGAAAAGAAACTGTTGATTTTTCACCAAACTTTGATGAAACTTTAAAAGAACCAACTGTACTTCCAAGTAGATTTCCAAATCTATTAGTAAATGGGTCAAATGGTATTGCAGTAGGAATGGCTACATCTATTCCTCCCCATAATTTGGGTGAAGTTATTGATGCAACGGTAAAATTAATTGATGATCGAGAGGCAACTATAGAAGACCTTATTCAAATTGTAAAGGGGCCAGATTTTCCAACGGGTGCAACGATTATGGGAAAAGAAGCCATAAAAGAGGCCTATAGAACAGGACAAGGAAGAGTCGTAGTTCGAGCAAATGCTGAAATAGAGCAAACGGCAAAAGGTAGAAATCAAATTATCGTAACAGAGATTCCATATCAAGTAAATAAAGCAAGATTAATCGAAAAAATAGCTGATTTAGTAAGAGATAAGAAGATTGAAGGTATATCTGATTTAAGAGATGAAAGTGATAGAAAGGGTATGCGTATTGTTATAGAGTTAAAAAGAGATGCCAATCCCAATGTAGTACTCAATAAGCTTTATAAGCATACACAACTACAAGATACTTTTAGTATTATTATGATTGCTCTTGTGAAGGGACAACCTAAAATACTAAATTTATATGATCTAATATATTATTATTTAGAGCATCAAAAGGATGTTGTTACAAGAAGAACAAAATATGATTTAAGAAAAGCTGAAGATCGTGCCCATATATTAGAGGGATTAAAAATAGCACTTGATCATATAGATGCTGTAATCAAGTTAATCAGAGGCTCTAAAAATGTAGCAGAGGCAAAACAAGGATTGATGGAAACTTTCAGCTTATCAGAAAAACAAGCTCAAGCAATTCTTGATATGAGACTTCAAAAGCTTACAGGACTTGAAAGAGATAAGATTGAACAAGAATATGAGGAATTAATTAAACTCATTAATCATTACAAAGAAGTATTAGCAAATGAAAGACTTCTTTTAAATATCATCAAAGAAGAAATATTAGAAGTAAAAGAGTCTTACGATGATGATAGAAGAACAGCTATTGAAGCTGCAGCAGATGAGATTGATATAGAAGATTTAATAGACGAAGAAGAGGTTGCCATTACCTTAACTCACTTAGGATATATTAAAAGATTGCCTGCAGATACCTATAAAAGCCAAAAAAGAGGTGGAAAAGGGATCGCTGGACTTACTACGAGGGATTCAGACTTTGTAGAACATTTATTTATTACTTCAACCCATAACTATATTCTTTTCTTTACAAATAGAGGTAGAGTATATCGCTTAAAAGCATATGAAATTCCAGAAGCTAAAAGACAGGCCAAAGGAACTGCTATTGTAAATTTACTTCAGCTACTTCCTAATGAAAAAGTAACAGCTGTTATTCCTGTTAAAGAATTTGAACCAAGTAATTACTTAGTTGCAGCTACGCAAAAGGGAATTATCAAAAAGACAGATTTATCACAATTTGATACTTCTAGAAAATCAGGTTTAATTGCAATCAATTTAAGAGAAGATGATGAATTGATTAGCGTAAAACTTACAGATGGAGAAAAAGAGGTTATCATTGTAACAAAAGAAGGAAAATCTATCAGGTTCAAAGAAACAGATGTAAGAGATATGGGTAGAGCTGCAATGGGTGTAAAAGCAATTAATCTAGATGATGGCGACTATGTGGTTGCTATGGAATTAGTAGAGGAAGATGCTGATTTACTAGTTGTTAGTGAATATGGATTTGGAAAGAGAACTTCTCTTGAAAATTATAATATTCAATCTAGAGGTGGAAAAGGATTAATCACTTATAGTACAAAAGAAAAAACAGGTAAATTAGTAGGGGCTAAGGTTGTAAAAGATGATGATGAAGTCATGCTTATTAATATAAATGGTGTCATTATAAGATTAGAAGTAGAAGGAATATCTAGAATGGGTAGAAATACACAAGGGGTAACACTTATGAGAGTAGACCATGATAGCAATATTGTTTCTATTGCTAAAGTTGTTCAAGATGTAGAGGAAGAAGAATAA
- the recF gene encoding DNA replication/repair protein RecF (All proteins in this family for which functions are known are DNA-binding proteins that assist the filamentation of RecA onto DNA for the initiation of recombination or recombinational repair.) — translation MYLESLKLINFRNYNQLTLKFHPKINVFVGDNAQGKTNILEAIYLTSTAKSFRTTKDRELIKFDKDQAYIKVEAKKRYTDTMVELKLEEGKKKQIKLNRITLSKNSEILNNVYVVVFSPEDLKLIKEGPSERRKFIDHEISQMKPSYFHHLNEYQKVLIQRNHLIKKIVHNKKYMDTLDIWDEKLIELGTKLMMERSKFVTRMSPLSRLIHRKITENKENIEVKYMSSIELKNTFEETIESFRKALKGSLDVDLQRGTTTFGPHRDDLGVFVNGIDIRSFGSQGQQRTSALSLKLAEIELIKGETGEYPILLLDDVMSELDVNRQKFLIKALRDVQIFITTTEINHLNELRVNKEYIFHVDHATVHNEFI, via the coding sequence GTGTATTTAGAAAGTTTAAAATTAATAAACTTTAGAAATTATAATCAGCTTACATTAAAATTTCATCCTAAGATTAATGTATTTGTAGGAGATAATGCTCAAGGGAAGACAAATATCTTAGAAGCTATCTATTTGACAAGTACGGCAAAATCTTTTCGAACCACTAAAGATCGAGAATTAATTAAATTTGATAAAGATCAAGCGTATATCAAAGTAGAAGCAAAAAAAAGATATACAGATACAATGGTAGAATTAAAGTTAGAAGAGGGTAAGAAAAAGCAAATTAAATTAAATAGAATTACTTTAAGTAAGAATTCAGAAATTCTTAATAATGTTTATGTAGTAGTTTTTTCACCTGAAGACTTAAAGTTAATCAAAGAAGGACCAAGTGAGAGAAGAAAGTTTATAGATCATGAAATATCTCAGATGAAACCAAGTTATTTTCATCATTTGAATGAGTATCAAAAGGTACTCATTCAGCGAAATCATTTAATAAAGAAAATAGTTCATAATAAAAAATATATGGATACCCTTGATATATGGGATGAAAAACTGATAGAATTAGGAACTAAGCTGATGATGGAAAGGTCAAAATTTGTTACAAGAATGAGTCCATTAAGCAGGCTGATTCATAGAAAGATTACAGAAAATAAAGAAAACATTGAAGTAAAATATATGAGTAGTATCGAATTAAAAAATACTTTTGAAGAGACAATAGAAAGTTTTAGGAAGGCCCTAAAAGGCTCTTTAGATGTGGATTTACAAAGAGGGACTACAACCTTTGGACCTCATCGAGACGATTTAGGTGTTTTTGTCAATGGGATTGATATAAGAAGTTTTGGATCACAAGGACAGCAACGGACTTCTGCCTTATCCTTAAAGCTTGCAGAAATTGAATTAATCAAAGGAGAGACCGGAGAGTATCCTATTTTACTCTTAGATGATGTTATGTCTGAATTAGATGTAAATAGACAAAAGTTTTTAATAAAGGCGTTAAGAGATGTTCAAATATTTATTACAACAACAGAAATTAACCATTTAAATGAACTTCGTGTAAACAAAGAATATATTTTTCATGTAGATCATGCAACGGTTCACAATGAATTTATATAA
- the remB gene encoding extracellular matrix regulator RemB translates to MFLHLGKDVVVPIKNIIGIIDIASIEKSKDSKAFFKISEEEGFVQKISDEKIKSCVITEELQKKDKGAQKIVKTVIYYSPISSTTLQKRANFLDDIHSSDEIYVK, encoded by the coding sequence ATGTTCCTTCATTTAGGCAAGGATGTGGTTGTGCCTATAAAAAATATAATAGGCATTATAGATATTGCTTCTATTGAAAAATCAAAGGATAGTAAAGCATTTTTCAAAATTTCAGAAGAAGAAGGTTTTGTACAAAAGATATCTGATGAAAAAATAAAATCTTGCGTCATTACTGAAGAACTTCAAAAAAAGGATAAAGGGGCACAAAAAATTGTGAAGACGGTTATTTATTATTCACCCATATCGTCCACAACCCTTCAAAAAAGAGCCAATTTTCTAGATGATATTCATAGTTCGGATGAAATTTATGTGAAATAG
- a CDS encoding RNA-binding S4 domain-containing protein, with product MLEIKIEGEYIQLDKALKLAALVQTGGHAKIVIQEGLVKINGVVEVRRGKKLRDGDMVELEGEKFIIRN from the coding sequence ATGCTAGAAATAAAAATAGAAGGTGAATACATACAATTAGACAAAGCACTTAAGCTTGCAGCGCTAGTACAAACGGGTGGACATGCTAAGATAGTTATACAAGAAGGTTTAGTAAAAATCAATGGCGTTGTAGAGGTGAGAAGGGGAAAAAAATTAAGAGATGGAGATATGGTAGAATTAGAAGGAGAAAAATTTATTATAAGAAACTAA
- the gyrB gene encoding DNA topoisomerase (ATP-hydrolyzing) subunit B, whose protein sequence is MAEKINNEYGAEQIQVLEGLEPVRKRPGMYIGSTGPKGLHHLVYEIVDNSIDEALAGYCNHIEVMIGQDNSITVRDDGRGMPVDLHPKMGKPAVEVIHTVLHAGGKFGGGGYKVSGGLHGVGASVVNALSEWMEVEVKRDGKIYHQRYERGKTITELTVVGESHETGSKTIFLPDKEIFEETVFKFEVLEHRLREMAFLNKGIRITLTDEREENPRELVFHYEGGIKEFVKHLNKNKDTIHKNIIYFERKKETAEVEVAMQYTDKYTETVFSFANNINTHEGGTHLVGFKSALTRVVNDYARKNNILKEKDDNLTGEDIREGLTCIISVKLTEPQFEGQTKTKLGNSEMRGIVETITSEGLQIFLGENPTEAKIIIEKSLKAARAREAARKARELTRRKGALDGLSLPGKLADCSEKDPTLSEIFIVEGDSAGGSAKQGRDRATQAILPLRGKILNVEKARLDKILNSSEIRAMITAFGCGIGDEFDISKLRYHKIVIMTDADVDGAHISTLLLTFFYRYMKPLVDKGHVYIARPPLYKVKKGRQEHYVYSDEELDQLLNEIGRNGIALQRYKGLGEMNPEQLWDTTMDAQTRTLIQVKVDEDNEAAADEVFTMLMGDKVKPRREFIEANAKYVSNLDV, encoded by the coding sequence ATGGCAGAAAAAATTAATAATGAATATGGAGCGGAGCAGATACAAGTATTAGAAGGCTTAGAACCAGTTCGAAAAAGACCAGGAATGTATATAGGTTCAACAGGACCAAAAGGACTTCATCATCTTGTATATGAAATTGTAGATAATAGTATTGATGAAGCACTAGCTGGATATTGTAATCATATAGAGGTTATGATTGGACAAGATAATTCCATCACTGTAAGAGATGATGGTAGAGGGATGCCAGTAGACCTTCATCCTAAAATGGGAAAACCTGCTGTAGAAGTCATTCATACAGTACTTCATGCAGGTGGAAAATTTGGTGGTGGAGGATATAAAGTATCAGGAGGTCTTCATGGTGTTGGAGCTTCTGTTGTAAATGCTCTATCAGAATGGATGGAAGTTGAAGTAAAAAGAGATGGAAAGATTTATCATCAGCGATATGAAAGAGGAAAAACTATTACAGAGCTTACTGTAGTAGGAGAGTCTCATGAAACAGGCTCTAAAACAATATTTTTACCAGATAAAGAAATATTTGAAGAAACTGTATTTAAGTTTGAAGTATTAGAGCATAGATTAAGAGAAATGGCCTTTTTAAATAAAGGAATTCGTATTACATTGACAGACGAAAGAGAAGAAAACCCTCGCGAGTTAGTATTCCACTATGAGGGTGGAATCAAAGAATTTGTAAAGCATCTAAATAAAAATAAGGATACGATTCATAAAAACATTATTTATTTTGAAAGAAAAAAGGAAACTGCTGAAGTGGAAGTAGCTATGCAATACACGGATAAATATACAGAAACTGTTTTTTCTTTTGCCAATAATATCAATACTCATGAAGGGGGAACACATCTTGTAGGTTTCAAATCAGCCCTAACTCGTGTAGTGAATGATTATGCTAGAAAAAATAATATCTTAAAAGAAAAGGATGACAATCTTACAGGAGAAGATATTAGAGAAGGGTTAACTTGTATTATTTCTGTAAAGCTTACGGAACCTCAATTTGAAGGTCAAACGAAGACAAAACTTGGAAATAGTGAAATGAGAGGAATCGTTGAGACTATTACAAGTGAAGGTCTTCAAATATTCTTAGGAGAAAACCCAACAGAGGCAAAAATAATTATAGAAAAATCATTAAAAGCAGCACGAGCAAGAGAAGCTGCTAGAAAAGCAAGAGAGCTTACAAGAAGAAAAGGAGCACTAGATGGGTTATCCCTTCCTGGAAAACTTGCAGATTGCTCTGAAAAAGATCCAACCCTTTCTGAAATATTCATTGTTGAGGGTGATTCAGCAGGAGGTTCTGCAAAACAAGGAAGAGATAGAGCAACCCAAGCTATTTTGCCACTTAGAGGTAAAATTTTAAATGTTGAAAAAGCAAGATTAGATAAAATACTAAATTCTAGTGAAATAAGAGCTATGATTACAGCCTTTGGATGTGGTATTGGAGATGAATTTGATATTAGTAAACTAAGATATCATAAAATAGTCATTATGACAGATGCAGATGTAGATGGAGCTCATATTAGTACATTGCTATTGACATTCTTTTATAGATATATGAAACCACTTGTTGATAAGGGACATGTATATATTGCACGCCCACCTCTTTATAAAGTAAAAAAAGGGAGACAAGAGCATTATGTTTATTCTGATGAAGAGTTAGATCAATTACTAAATGAAATCGGAAGAAATGGTATAGCACTTCAAAGATATAAAGGTTTAGGAGAAATGAATCCTGAACAATTATGGGATACAACTATGGATGCTCAAACAAGAACACTTATTCAAGTAAAAGTAGATGAAGATAATGAAGCAGCAGCAGATGAAGTTTTTACTATGCTTATGGGAGATAAAGTAAAGCCTCGTAGAGAATTTATTGAGGCAAATGCAAAATATGTAAGTAATTTAGATGTGTAG
- a CDS encoding ATP-binding protein, producing the protein MITMNNLEKVEKKMSDHFSISVPSKPEYVNVVRLTASAIASRMGFNIEQIEDIKVAIAEACTNAIEHGLCYNNNNFQISFFVDPEKLMIDVIDQGHGFESSEVEEPDLANPKEGGLGIFIIKSLMDEVEILSDLGKGTTMKMIKYLGDDI; encoded by the coding sequence ATGATTACGATGAATAATTTAGAAAAGGTGGAGAAAAAAATGAGTGATCATTTTTCAATATCAGTCCCAAGTAAGCCAGAGTATGTAAATGTTGTTCGGTTAACGGCATCAGCTATTGCAAGCAGAATGGGTTTTAATATAGAGCAGATTGAAGATATAAAAGTTGCCATAGCAGAAGCTTGTACCAATGCAATTGAACATGGTTTATGTTACAATAATAATAACTTTCAGATAAGTTTTTTTGTAGACCCTGAAAAGTTAATGATTGATGTAATTGATCAAGGACATGGATTTGAGAGTAGTGAAGTTGAAGAACCAGATCTAGCAAATCCAAAAGAAGGAGGATTAGGGATATTTATCATTAAATCTTTAATGGATGAAGTAGAAATCTTATCAGATTTAGGAAAAGGCACAACCATGAAAATGATAA